The region AAAGCGGAAAAAGTTCGTCTGACGCCGGAAGAAGAGCTGGCGAAGCTGGAAAATGATGAACGTCTGGACACCTTACTGGATCGTCTGGAAAGTGGTGAGACACTCAGCGCTGAAGATCAGGCATGGCTCGATCAGACGTTGGATCGCATTGACGAACTGATGGAAACCCTCGGTATCGCGTTGGATGACGGTGCTGAAGATGAACAAGCCGAAGTCGATATGATGCGCTTGTTAAAAGGCAACTAAGTCATTTTTGATCGGCGTGCGCTTTTGCGCATGCCGCGCTAAACAGGTATTCGCTGATGCTTTGGCCTGGATCAATTTTAGCGCTGCTGCTGACATGTTATCTCCTGTGGTTATTGTTTAAACTTCGTCGCCTGTCGCGTCTGAAGTCGCGTTTACGCCGGCGTACGGCTCACCGCTATCTCTCCTCTTCTGCAACGCGACCCTCTCTCAAACGACGTCACCGTAAGGAGTGAGCATGTCATCGCAGCAGATTGAATGGGACCAGCGGCTGATTGAAAAATACAATTACGCGGGTCCGCGTTACACCTCATACCCCACTGCGCTGGAGTTCAATGAGAACTTTGGCGAGGCCAGCTTCCAGTCTGCGGTTGAACGCTATCCTCAACGCTCCCTGTCGCTGTATGTCCATATTCCGTTCTGCCATCGCCTCTGCTACTTCTGCGGCTGCAATAAGATTGTGACGCGCCAGCTGCACAAGGCCGATCGCTATCTGGATGTGCTGGAGCAGGAAATTCGCCAGCGTGCGCCGCTGTTTGCCGGACGCCGCGTCACGCACTTGCACTGGGGCGGTGGTACGCCAACCTTTCTCAATCAAGCTCAGGTCAGCCGGCTGGTGGCGCTGCTGCGTGGCCATTTTGATATTGCTGATGATGTTGAGATGTCTATCGAGGTCGATCCACGCGAAATTGAGCTGGAGATGATCGATCATCTGCGTGCTGAAGGTTTCAATCGCCTGAGTATGGGTGTGCAGGACTTTAATAAAGCGGTGCAGGAGCGCGTCAACCGCGTGCAGGATGAAGAGACTATCTTTGGGCTGGTTGAACGTGCGCGTGCGCGAGGGTTCCGCTCAGTGAGCCTGGATCTGATTTACGGCCTGCCGCTGCAGACGCCCGAAAGCTTTGCCTTCACTTTACAGCGAGTCATCGCGCTTAATCCCGATCGTCTCAGCGTATTCAATTACGCGCACATGCCGACGCTGTTTGCTGCACAACGCAAAATCAAAGATGAAGAGCTACCTGGTGCGGAACAGAAGCTGAAAATCCTGCAGCAAACCATTGGCACCTTGACCGATGCAGGCTATCAGTTCATCGGGATGGACCACTTTGCTAAACCGAATGATGAGCTGGCCATCGCGCAGCGTGCGGGTGAACTGCACCGCAATTTTCAGGGGTACACCACGCAAGGCGAAACCGAGCTGGTGGGATTCGGTGTCTCGGCGATCAGTATGCTGGGAGACAGTTATGCGCAGAACCAAAAAGAGCTAAAGGCTTACTATGCTAGCGTAGAGCAGAGTGGGAACGCGCTATGGCGTGGTTTGACACTGAGTGACGATGACTGCCTGCGCCGTGATGTCATCAAGACGTTGATCTGCAATTTCTCATTAGATTTTGCGGCAATTGAAGCGCAATGGCCCATCACTTTTGAAGCCTATTTTGCGGAAGATTTAGCGTTACTGGCGCCATTGATGGCAGATGGCTTGCTGGAACAGCGTGGTCGTCGCCTGCAGGTCACAGGAATTGGGCGTTTACTGATTCGCAATATTTGCATGTGCTTTGATCGCTATCTGCGTCAAAAGGCTCGCATGCAGCAGTTCTCGCGGGTGATATAAAAACCAGGGGAGCATCGCGCTCCCCTGGTTCTCACTTATTCCATTCCCAGCTCTTTCAGTTTACGCGTCAGAGTATTACGACCCCAACCCAGTAAACGTGCGGCTTCCTGCTTGTGACCCTGAGTGTGACGCAGAGCGGTGGTGAGCAGTGTGCGCTCCATCTCCGGCTGCGCTTCAGAGAGCAGGTTTTGATGACCGGAACGCAGCGCGCGGTCCGCCCATTGTGCCAGCAGGGTGGCCCAGCTGTCCGGCAGCGACTGCACCGGATTGTCCGGCGTGCTTGACTCAAACAGCTCTGGTGGCAGATCCTGAATCAACACTTCCTGGCCTGCAGCCATCACGGTTAGCCAGCGGCAGGTATTCTCCAGCTGGCGCACGTTACCGGACCAATGCAGACGCGTCAGCGCTGTTTCCGTCTCCGGATGCAGAATCTTCGCTTCAACACCCAACTCACGCGCGGCGACTTGCAGGAAGTAACGCGCCAGACGTGGGATATCCTCGCGACGTTCGCGCAATGGCGGCAAGTGCACACGAATCACGTTCAGGCGATGGAATAAATCCTCACGGAACTTGCCTTCCTGCACGCGCAGTTCGAGATTTTGGTGGGTTGCCGCGATAATACGCACATCCACTTTCACCGGTGCATAGCCGCCCACGCGATAGAACTGGCCATCGGCCAACACGCGCAGCAATCGGGTTTGCACGTCGAGCGGCATGTCACCTATTTCATCAAGAAACAGTGTACCCCCATCGGCCTGTTCAAAACGGCCCTGACGGATCTGATTCGCCCCGGTAAAGGCCCCTTTCTCATGCCCGAACAATTCGGATTCGATCAGGTCTTTCGGGATCGCCGCCATATTCAGCGCGATAAACGGTGATTTGGCACGCGGGCTGTGGCGAT is a window of Pantoea rwandensis DNA encoding:
- the hemN gene encoding oxygen-independent coproporphyrinogen III oxidase — translated: MSSQQIEWDQRLIEKYNYAGPRYTSYPTALEFNENFGEASFQSAVERYPQRSLSLYVHIPFCHRLCYFCGCNKIVTRQLHKADRYLDVLEQEIRQRAPLFAGRRVTHLHWGGGTPTFLNQAQVSRLVALLRGHFDIADDVEMSIEVDPREIELEMIDHLRAEGFNRLSMGVQDFNKAVQERVNRVQDEETIFGLVERARARGFRSVSLDLIYGLPLQTPESFAFTLQRVIALNPDRLSVFNYAHMPTLFAAQRKIKDEELPGAEQKLKILQQTIGTLTDAGYQFIGMDHFAKPNDELAIAQRAGELHRNFQGYTTQGETELVGFGVSAISMLGDSYAQNQKELKAYYASVEQSGNALWRGLTLSDDDCLRRDVIKTLICNFSLDFAAIEAQWPITFEAYFAEDLALLAPLMADGLLEQRGRRLQVTGIGRLLIRNICMCFDRYLRQKARMQQFSRVI
- the glnG gene encoding nitrogen regulation protein NR(I), translated to MQRGIVWIVDDDSSIRWVLERALTGAGLSCATFDSGNEVLDALSSKTPDVLLSDIRMPGMDGLALLKQIKQRHPMLPVIIMTAHSDLDAAVSAYQQGAFDYLPKPFDIDEAVALVERAISHYQEQQQPRNQPVSGPTTDIIGEAPAMQDVFRIIGRLSRSSISVLINGESGTGKELVAHALHRHSPRAKSPFIALNMAAIPKDLIESELFGHEKGAFTGANQIRQGRFEQADGGTLFLDEIGDMPLDVQTRLLRVLADGQFYRVGGYAPVKVDVRIIAATHQNLELRVQEGKFREDLFHRLNVIRVHLPPLRERREDIPRLARYFLQVAARELGVEAKILHPETETALTRLHWSGNVRQLENTCRWLTVMAAGQEVLIQDLPPELFESSTPDNPVQSLPDSWATLLAQWADRALRSGHQNLLSEAQPEMERTLLTTALRHTQGHKQEAARLLGWGRNTLTRKLKELGME